From one Lactiplantibacillus paraplantarum genomic stretch:
- a CDS encoding alpha/beta hydrolase encodes MMLKQPEPFYFEHGARAVILLHAYAGSANDVRMLARALERADYTVYGPQFSGHATDDPRDILAQTPAQWWQDTQQAISFMRQKGYTKISIFGLSLGGIFATAALERDPQLVGGGTFSSPLFAGNRSDVAEMFITLSHHQLAHSQFSIAEREQILTALPDQVRRQLQAINTFTTAEVTAKLDAVTQPFFIGQGGQDELIDAAVARRLRDQLSQVPVDFHWYADAGHVITVNNAHHQLEQDVLTYLKTIYK; translated from the coding sequence ATGATGTTGAAACAACCTGAACCGTTTTACTTTGAACACGGTGCGCGCGCCGTCATTCTGTTGCACGCCTATGCGGGAAGTGCCAATGATGTTCGAATGTTAGCACGGGCTTTAGAACGGGCCGATTACACGGTTTATGGGCCTCAGTTTAGTGGCCATGCGACTGATGATCCGCGTGACATTTTAGCACAAACGCCCGCGCAATGGTGGCAGGATACGCAACAAGCAATATCATTTATGCGCCAAAAAGGCTATACTAAAATTAGTATCTTCGGTCTATCGTTAGGCGGTATTTTTGCAACAGCTGCGTTGGAACGAGATCCGCAGTTAGTGGGCGGTGGGACGTTTAGCTCACCATTATTCGCTGGCAACCGTAGTGATGTCGCCGAAATGTTTATTACACTCAGTCACCATCAATTAGCGCATAGTCAATTTTCAATTGCTGAACGGGAACAGATTTTAACAGCTTTGCCGGATCAGGTTCGGCGACAATTACAGGCAATCAACACCTTTACGACAGCTGAAGTGACGGCCAAGCTAGACGCTGTGACCCAGCCTTTCTTTATTGGTCAGGGTGGCCAAGATGAGTTAATTGATGCAGCAGTGGCGCGACGCTTGCGTGATCAATTATCACAAGTACCAGTTGATTTCCACTGGTATGCGGATGCTGGCCACGTCATCACCGTGAACAATGCCCATCACCAATTGGAACAAGATGTCTTAACATATTTAAAAACTATTTATAAATGA
- a CDS encoding ClC family H(+)/Cl(-) exchange transporter, translating into MTQRSLATKHHFDFTRFSSIGRGLIVGIFAGIIVSLFRFCIERGLVFVQWTYNQMHTNWWLLLPWILGTILVAVFVGWLVKQVPDIKGSGIPQVEGQLAGELDYAWWPVLWRKFVGGILGIGSGLFLGREGPSIQLGATIGQGVAAKLHQTGADRRSLIAGGAAAGLSAAFNAPIASTLFVLEEVYHNFSPIIWTTALVSAMASNFVSLNFFGLVPVLHIPYGQNLPLSQYGNLIGLGIFLGVFGYLYQNVTLAMPSWYGKLRLPSWLNGLVPFLLVIPIGLLWPQLLGGGNAVILNLAATTPALVALIGIFILRFVFSTISYGSGLPGGIFLPILSLGAILGAIYAQTMVAVGWMPASFIPNFIIFAMAGYFAGIGKAPFTAILLITEMVGTLHHLMPLAVVSMTAYLVVDLLGGAPIYEALLEKLIQPRLPEHSGVQDRLELPIFEGSKLEGHQVRDFKWPAESLLIAIRRGERQVIPHGDTLMRAGDTLIILTDRNNRAWVRHQIAHLMAATP; encoded by the coding sequence GTGACACAACGTTCGCTGGCAACTAAGCATCATTTTGATTTTACACGCTTTAGCTCCATTGGACGGGGGTTAATTGTCGGTATTTTTGCTGGTATTATCGTTAGCCTATTTCGGTTTTGTATCGAACGTGGGCTGGTCTTTGTCCAATGGACGTACAACCAGATGCATACGAACTGGTGGTTATTATTGCCTTGGATTCTAGGCACGATTCTTGTTGCGGTATTTGTGGGGTGGCTAGTTAAGCAAGTACCAGACATCAAGGGGTCTGGGATTCCACAAGTTGAAGGTCAACTAGCTGGTGAACTGGACTATGCTTGGTGGCCGGTACTTTGGCGCAAGTTTGTGGGCGGCATTTTAGGTATTGGTTCGGGACTATTTCTAGGTCGTGAGGGGCCTTCGATTCAATTAGGAGCGACAATTGGACAGGGGGTAGCAGCCAAGTTACATCAAACGGGTGCTGATCGGCGTTCATTAATTGCCGGTGGTGCGGCGGCTGGTTTATCGGCGGCGTTTAACGCACCAATTGCTAGTACGCTGTTCGTCTTAGAAGAGGTTTACCATAATTTTTCGCCAATTATTTGGACAACGGCGCTAGTCAGTGCCATGGCGAGTAACTTTGTGTCACTAAACTTCTTTGGCTTAGTTCCTGTGCTACATATTCCATATGGGCAGAACTTGCCGTTGAGTCAGTATGGTAATCTGATTGGTTTAGGCATCTTTTTAGGTGTGTTTGGTTATCTTTATCAGAATGTGACACTGGCTATGCCTAGTTGGTATGGTAAATTACGATTGCCAAGTTGGCTGAATGGCTTAGTCCCGTTCTTACTAGTTATTCCAATTGGGCTGCTGTGGCCGCAACTATTAGGCGGGGGCAACGCGGTTATTTTAAACCTAGCAGCGACGACGCCCGCACTGGTAGCTCTGATTGGGATCTTTATTTTACGCTTTGTATTTTCAACGATCTCATATGGATCTGGCTTACCAGGTGGGATTTTTCTGCCAATCTTATCTTTAGGGGCTATTTTAGGGGCCATCTATGCGCAAACGATGGTGGCTGTCGGTTGGATGCCCGCTAGTTTTATTCCCAACTTTATTATTTTTGCCATGGCGGGCTATTTTGCTGGTATTGGGAAAGCGCCGTTTACGGCTATTCTTTTGATTACAGAAATGGTGGGAACTTTACATCATCTTATGCCACTAGCCGTTGTATCGATGACGGCATACCTTGTTGTTGACTTACTGGGTGGTGCGCCAATCTATGAAGCGCTGCTGGAAAAATTGATTCAGCCGCGTCTACCCGAGCACAGTGGCGTGCAAGATCGTTTGGAGCTGCCGATATTCGAAGGCTCCAAATTAGAAGGCCATCAAGTTCGTGATTTTAAATGGCCGGCTGAATCTTTACTGATTGCGATTCGGCGGGGTGAACGCCAAGTTATTCCCCACGGGGATACCCTAATGCGCGCTGGGGACACCTTAATCATCTTAACGGATCGGAACAACCGTGCGTGGGTGCGGCATCAAATTGCACATTTAATGGCGGCAACCCCCTGA
- the secG gene encoding preprotein translocase subunit SecG, producing MYNLLLTLILVVSVLIIIAVMMQPSKTNDAMSSLTGGADDLFAKQKPRGFEAFMQKVTVVLGIAFFILALALAWYSSK from the coding sequence TTGTATAATTTATTGTTAACGTTAATACTGGTTGTTTCCGTCTTGATTATCATTGCGGTGATGATGCAACCATCCAAAACTAATGATGCCATGTCTTCATTAACCGGTGGTGCTGATGACTTGTTTGCCAAGCAGAAGCCCCGCGGTTTTGAAGCGTTCATGCAGAAGGTAACCGTGGTATTAGGAATCGCATTCTTTATCCTGGCGTTAGCTTTAGCATGGTACTCATCGAAGTAA